The following are encoded in a window of uncultured Sphaerochaeta sp. genomic DNA:
- a CDS encoding carbohydrate ABC transporter permease, which produces MISYRQKQQLERVIKYVVLTMVAFITLFPLIIVLSSSFKNESELFNFPFKFIPENPIFTNFARLMDKFPLYIWNSVKLTFTIVVVQLFTAATGAYVFTKLHWKGRDFIFGLYLASMMIPMQAVMIPQFLIIRNINLYDTHASLVFLGAFTAFGTFLIKQYFMSIPDTYCEAARIDGAKEWTIFTTLMLPMSKAVLVTQVIFSFRFFWNDFFTPLIYITTPELKTLPLGMTDFVREQYVYWGPQMAAALISIIPVLIIFLFGQKYFVQGVASSGLKG; this is translated from the coding sequence ATGATATCGTATAGGCAGAAACAACAACTAGAGAGAGTTATCAAATACGTCGTTCTGACAATGGTAGCCTTTATCACACTGTTCCCTTTGATTATTGTCTTGTCTTCAAGTTTTAAAAATGAGAGTGAACTCTTCAATTTCCCTTTCAAGTTTATTCCTGAAAACCCCATTTTCACAAACTTTGCACGACTAATGGATAAATTCCCTCTTTATATATGGAACTCCGTTAAACTGACATTTACAATTGTGGTGGTCCAGCTCTTTACTGCGGCTACAGGGGCCTATGTCTTCACAAAATTACACTGGAAAGGACGAGATTTCATATTCGGCCTCTACTTGGCTTCGATGATGATACCGATGCAAGCTGTTATGATTCCCCAATTTCTCATCATCAGAAATATCAACCTCTATGACACACACGCTTCACTGGTATTCTTGGGGGCATTCACTGCTTTCGGTACGTTTCTGATCAAGCAGTACTTTATGTCGATACCGGATACCTACTGCGAGGCTGCTCGCATAGATGGGGCAAAAGAGTGGACGATTTTTACCACGTTGATGCTCCCCATGAGTAAAGCTGTCCTAGTCACACAGGTAATCTTTTCATTCCGATTTTTCTGGAACGATTTTTTCACACCACTGATTTATATCACCACACCAGAGCTTAAGACACTTCCTCTGGGAATGACGGATTTTGTACGGGAACAATATGTGTATTGGGGGCCACAAATGGCAGCTGCACTCATTTCAATTATTCCGGTACTCATCATCTTCTTGTTCGGGCAAAAATACTTCGTGCAAGGCGTCGCTTCTTCAGGACTAAAGGGGTAA
- a CDS encoding sugar ABC transporter permease — MNTGNSLKKTGTILSFLLPSFIGFMIFVFSPMIMAVALSFTNYSGGPRFRFIGLKNYIVAFTNPDFLSYLFVTFKFMTITVLFQIGLGLMFALILARNFRACATYRGLLYLPNILSSVAVGLAFMFIFEPSSGFMNQMLASLGLPTSKWLASSKSSLSVIITIAIWQNFGYYMVLFIGGLQNISITLYEAAEMDGAGKIKQFFHVTLPGLSPILFYGLTIAIIRGFQVFDYIYIMTGGQQGGGPAGSTNVLAFDIYLNAFTFFRFGYASAESVVLMIIILAVTFLQSHGQKKWVNYDIV; from the coding sequence GTGAATACAGGCAATTCACTTAAGAAGACAGGAACCATACTTTCATTCTTGCTACCAAGCTTTATTGGTTTTATGATTTTTGTCTTCTCACCAATGATTATGGCCGTAGCGCTCTCTTTCACAAATTATTCAGGTGGTCCACGGTTTCGGTTTATCGGGTTGAAAAACTATATCGTTGCGTTTACAAACCCTGATTTTCTCTCATATCTATTCGTAACGTTCAAGTTCATGACTATTACGGTTCTCTTCCAGATTGGTTTAGGCTTGATGTTCGCGCTCATTCTCGCTAGAAACTTTAGAGCTTGCGCAACTTATCGTGGTTTACTTTACCTTCCCAATATCTTGTCTTCGGTTGCGGTAGGACTTGCTTTCATGTTCATCTTTGAACCATCAAGTGGGTTTATGAACCAGATGTTGGCTTCTCTTGGATTGCCAACATCAAAGTGGCTAGCCAGCAGCAAGTCATCGCTATCGGTAATCATCACCATAGCAATTTGGCAGAACTTCGGGTATTACATGGTGCTCTTTATTGGTGGATTACAGAATATCAGCATCACCTTATATGAGGCAGCAGAAATGGATGGGGCTGGGAAAATTAAACAGTTCTTCCATGTTACCCTGCCAGGACTCTCTCCAATTCTTTTTTATGGATTAACCATCGCAATCATTCGAGGATTTCAAGTCTTCGACTATATATACATTATGACTGGAGGACAGCAGGGAGGTGGACCTGCAGGATCAACAAATGTTCTCGCTTTTGACATCTACCTCAATGCGTTTACCTTCTTCCGTTTCGGATATGCCTCAGCAGAATCTGTGGTATTGATGATCATTATTTTGGCAGTCACGTTCCTACAGAGCCATGGACAGAAAAAGTGGGTGAATTATGATATCGTATAG
- a CDS encoding extracellular solute-binding protein yields MKTRRFFLVLILVFVTAGILFAAGDKEATSTKPEDGPVVISYYTWDDGSHKALIDTFNATHSHIQVDAQILPAADYETKLTTLLSGRADIDAFMEKRQADMFGQYDNGYLEPLDSYIAATGKPNDAVEAFKSSSVINGDIVVIPWRGGAYYTYYNEKVFEKAGIPTPDYYVERGEWTWEKFEEVSKAITAADPSLIGSTIYIWGGQGFFQAGQAGNDIVTPDGKIDSIENVVKQLEMRKRLEDLQAMWSLIDMKVTKLHYSKQFYDGNVGMLLIGEWFPGQMVVGRDDGLLAFDFEDWGITRLPCDQEEYVTVGLPTGNCITSYSKKKDAAFEFINWMSGPEGAAVAASYGVLPAAPGEEARVEIAKNLPEGNSIDYFLEEKGNYTANFSPYGTRVETEFAKIQEDFLLGNMNIDQFRTTFTKTLNDIIKTTY; encoded by the coding sequence ATGAAAACACGGAGATTTTTCCTTGTACTGATTCTTGTCTTTGTAACAGCAGGTATCTTGTTCGCAGCTGGAGACAAAGAAGCTACATCAACAAAACCAGAAGATGGCCCAGTAGTTATCTCGTATTACACATGGGATGATGGGAGTCATAAAGCACTGATTGACACATTCAATGCGACACACTCTCACATCCAAGTTGATGCACAGATTCTTCCTGCAGCTGATTATGAGACAAAACTCACTACACTCTTAAGCGGTCGTGCAGACATTGATGCTTTTATGGAAAAGCGCCAAGCGGATATGTTCGGCCAATATGACAACGGTTATCTAGAACCACTTGATTCCTATATTGCAGCCACTGGAAAACCCAATGATGCAGTTGAAGCATTCAAGTCTAGTTCAGTGATCAATGGCGACATTGTAGTCATTCCCTGGAGAGGTGGAGCATATTACACCTACTATAATGAGAAAGTATTTGAAAAAGCAGGTATCCCTACTCCTGACTATTACGTAGAACGTGGTGAATGGACTTGGGAGAAATTTGAAGAGGTCTCCAAAGCAATAACGGCAGCTGACCCCTCCCTCATTGGATCCACCATCTATATTTGGGGCGGTCAGGGATTCTTCCAAGCAGGACAGGCTGGTAATGACATCGTTACCCCGGATGGTAAAATTGACTCAATCGAAAACGTTGTCAAACAGCTCGAAATGCGAAAGAGACTAGAGGATCTACAAGCAATGTGGAGCCTGATCGATATGAAGGTAACCAAGCTTCACTACTCCAAGCAGTTCTATGATGGTAACGTTGGTATGCTGCTTATCGGTGAATGGTTCCCCGGCCAAATGGTTGTAGGTCGTGATGATGGATTGCTTGCATTCGACTTTGAGGACTGGGGTATTACCCGCCTTCCCTGTGATCAGGAAGAATACGTCACCGTCGGGCTTCCCACCGGAAACTGTATCACAAGTTATTCGAAGAAAAAGGATGCAGCATTCGAGTTTATCAATTGGATGAGTGGTCCTGAAGGTGCAGCTGTTGCAGCTTCCTATGGCGTTCTCCCTGCGGCACCAGGTGAGGAAGCAAGAGTTGAAATTGCAAAGAACCTTCCAGAGGGAAATTCCATCGATTACTTCCTTGAGGAGAAGGGAAACTACACTGCCAATTTCAGCCCCTATGGAACTCGTGTTGAAACTGAATTCGCAAAGATCCAAGAAGACTTCTTACTTGGTAATATGAACATCGATCAATTCAGAACAACTTTTACCAAGACCCTGAACGACATCATCAAAACCACATACTAG
- a CDS encoding AraC family transcriptional regulator → MRKQSVTRSWLLKIFIPIISIVLVAMISLALVFSTLFTDVAQSIIVDDFLASLRMISTYYRQMRFSTVPIIDDLSDATEIRNYLLANVPKEQATLGVYARLENTVARNSYIHSIYLYNQNYGFFSSLNGVESSDQISDSTLLSFLAQQPRNKHLYQRQSIFSNKTIPLSLPRYDDVPTNLYSICNLSYDEQGGLRSGIVMNLSETAARNILASDDSDTMKNFYMIDEDFFIISHPDPKQFGQRVTSQSLLGQIVLFPESSGAEVLSDNNGDDFLACWYDVGEMNWRLIYILPMVYLSEPLVALRWNLVLVFLGLAILASLLLVWETRRVNNQLTREKRFIDFLKGIVGIECLPLYHGSSFQLILFHRQPVDRKEVTCDKEQFLAFASQYFTINGKQTLLLQVERGLFVYLTLQDSSNIISQCKKMRIDMSDRYSENLSILYSQARIGLEDLPQTYAEMHHSLRTQILVHAGFVRPIEQTNNKEVNLFLGETAEVSKALMQKSCEAYKEAVQLMMSSLKSQDDYELFGAMKLYLSYSIVGLIGDIFEASEDITAQEWKLLTLSSRNYDELQEGLLRVEQLLLDYKQQYSKRHNLELIQSMKDLVAEHLYDVNLSSTFIADKVELSLGYTRNVFKASEHMSLNDYIGAKRIEEACHLLTSTKQSINSIRESLGFSNTSYFCTYFKKIKGMSPSEFRRKQRVE, encoded by the coding sequence ATGAGAAAGCAATCTGTAACTCGATCTTGGTTACTCAAGATATTTATTCCCATCATATCAATTGTTTTGGTTGCCATGATCTCTCTTGCATTAGTCTTTTCAACCTTGTTTACCGATGTAGCGCAATCAATAATTGTCGATGATTTCCTTGCATCTTTGAGAATGATCAGTACTTACTATCGACAGATGAGATTTAGCACTGTTCCCATTATTGATGATTTGAGTGATGCTACAGAGATAAGAAATTATCTCCTCGCAAATGTACCTAAGGAACAAGCAACGCTGGGAGTATACGCAAGGCTTGAGAACACAGTCGCACGTAATTCTTATATCCACTCAATATATTTGTATAACCAAAACTATGGATTTTTTTCCAGCTTGAATGGGGTTGAGTCATCAGATCAGATCAGTGACTCTACTCTCCTGTCATTCCTAGCTCAACAACCTAGAAATAAGCATCTATATCAACGTCAATCAATATTTTCTAATAAGACGATTCCTCTTTCTTTGCCCAGATATGATGATGTACCCACCAATCTCTATTCAATTTGTAATTTAAGTTATGATGAGCAAGGAGGTTTGCGTTCTGGAATCGTAATGAATCTTTCCGAAACAGCTGCAAGAAATATATTGGCTTCTGATGATAGTGATACCATGAAAAACTTCTATATGATTGATGAAGATTTTTTCATTATCAGTCACCCAGATCCCAAACAATTTGGACAACGAGTGACCAGCCAATCACTACTCGGCCAAATTGTGCTATTCCCAGAGTCTAGTGGAGCCGAAGTGTTGAGTGATAACAATGGAGACGACTTTCTTGCTTGTTGGTACGATGTGGGAGAGATGAACTGGCGTCTCATTTATATACTTCCTATGGTATATTTAAGTGAACCTCTGGTTGCTTTGCGGTGGAACCTGGTCTTGGTATTCCTAGGGTTGGCAATACTTGCTTCCCTGTTATTAGTCTGGGAAACGAGACGAGTAAATAATCAGCTTACCAGAGAGAAACGGTTTATTGATTTTCTCAAGGGAATTGTAGGGATTGAGTGCCTACCTCTTTACCATGGATCCTCCTTTCAACTTATTTTGTTCCATAGACAACCTGTTGATCGTAAAGAAGTAACTTGTGATAAGGAGCAGTTCTTAGCCTTTGCATCACAGTATTTTACCATTAATGGGAAACAAACCTTGCTGCTTCAAGTAGAACGAGGACTGTTTGTCTATCTCACTCTTCAGGATTCTTCAAACATCATCTCCCAATGTAAAAAAATGCGTATAGATATGTCTGATAGATATTCTGAGAATCTTTCAATCCTATATAGCCAAGCACGTATTGGGTTGGAGGACCTTCCACAAACATATGCTGAGATGCATCATTCATTACGTACGCAGATATTGGTACATGCTGGATTTGTTAGGCCAATTGAACAGACGAACAACAAGGAAGTGAATCTTTTCCTTGGGGAGACAGCTGAAGTAAGTAAGGCCCTCATGCAAAAATCGTGTGAAGCGTACAAGGAAGCTGTCCAATTAATGATGTCTAGCCTGAAAAGCCAAGATGATTATGAGCTGTTTGGGGCAATGAAGCTCTATCTTAGCTACTCCATTGTCGGGTTGATAGGTGATATATTCGAGGCCTCTGAGGATATCACAGCACAGGAATGGAAGCTTTTAACTCTTAGCAGTCGCAATTATGATGAATTACAGGAAGGATTGCTTCGGGTTGAGCAACTTCTATTAGATTATAAACAACAATATTCGAAACGACATAACCTTGAGCTTATACAAAGCATGAAAGACCTTGTTGCAGAGCACCTGTATGATGTAAATCTCAGTTCAACATTTATTGCTGATAAAGTTGAACTTTCCCTTGGGTATACACGAAACGTATTCAAGGCATCTGAGCATATGAGCTTGAATGATTATATAGGAGCAAAGCGAATAGAAGAAGCATGTCATCTCCTCACCTCAACCAAGCAATCAATCAATTCAATACGAGAAAGCCTCGGATTCTCGAATACCTCATATTTCTGTACCTACTTCAAGAAGATCAAAGGGATGTCCCCCTCTGAATTTAGAAGAAAACAAAGGGTAGAATGA
- the tkt gene encoding transketolase — MKTNKLADAIRILSMDGVQKANSGHPGAPMGMADIAEVLWRKTMAHNPKNPQWVNRDRFVLSNGHASMLIYSLLHLSGYDLGIEDLKQFRQLHSRTAGHPEYKLTPGVETTTGPLGQGIANAVGMALAEKNLAAKFNKDGFPVVDHYTYAFLGDGCMMEGISHEAASLAGTWKLGKLIAFYDDNGISIDGEVDGWFTDDTAKRFESYGWQVFRNVDGHDSDAIQKALSAARYESSKPSLIMCKTTIGYGSPNKEGTESCHGAALGEAEVELSRKKLGWEYDEKFFVPQEIYDAWDQSERGAKLEGKWNDLFASYKKEYPAEAAELERRLSGQFPTDWEAEFDKAIKSWQNDKVKVASRKASQMALDVLGSMFPELLGGSADLAPSNLTEWKGSAAFDPKTGKGNYLHFGVREFGMAAILNGVALHGGFLSFGATFLMFMEYARNALRMAALMGIRNVYVFTHDSIGLGEDGPTHQPVEQIANLRMTPNMVTWRPCDAVETGVAWKSAVKRTDGPSALLLSRQGLAPQDRSDEQLSQIAQGAYVLYESGDKPEVILIGTGSEVELAVSAAKKLAEEKVAVRVVSMPSPEVFDKQDAAYKEAVLPSAVTARVAVEAAWADYWYKYVGLNGKIIGMRSFGESAPAGELYKLFGITTEAVYEAAKELL, encoded by the coding sequence ATGAAAACGAATAAACTTGCTGATGCAATCCGCATATTGAGCATGGATGGCGTGCAGAAGGCCAACTCTGGTCACCCAGGGGCCCCGATGGGCATGGCAGATATTGCTGAGGTCTTGTGGCGCAAGACCATGGCACATAATCCCAAGAATCCACAATGGGTCAACCGTGACCGCTTTGTGCTTTCCAACGGGCATGCTTCAATGTTGATTTACTCATTGTTGCACCTCAGTGGTTATGACTTGGGAATTGAGGATCTGAAGCAGTTTAGACAGCTCCACTCCCGTACAGCTGGACACCCAGAATATAAACTTACCCCTGGAGTAGAGACTACCACTGGACCGCTTGGACAGGGTATTGCGAATGCGGTAGGTATGGCTCTTGCAGAAAAGAACCTTGCTGCAAAATTCAACAAGGATGGGTTCCCCGTTGTTGACCACTACACCTACGCGTTCCTTGGCGACGGTTGTATGATGGAAGGAATCAGCCACGAAGCAGCTTCCTTGGCTGGAACCTGGAAATTGGGCAAGCTTATTGCCTTCTACGACGATAACGGCATCTCCATCGATGGTGAAGTGGACGGTTGGTTTACTGACGATACAGCCAAGCGCTTCGAGTCATATGGGTGGCAGGTATTCAGAAATGTTGACGGCCACGATTCTGATGCAATCCAGAAGGCACTTTCCGCTGCAAGATATGAATCTTCCAAGCCTTCTTTGATCATGTGCAAGACGACTATTGGCTATGGGTCTCCCAACAAGGAAGGTACTGAGTCCTGTCATGGTGCAGCCCTTGGGGAAGCCGAGGTTGAACTCTCCCGCAAGAAGTTGGGCTGGGAGTATGATGAAAAGTTCTTTGTACCTCAGGAAATCTACGATGCATGGGATCAGAGTGAACGGGGTGCCAAGCTTGAAGGCAAGTGGAATGACCTCTTTGCCTCCTACAAGAAGGAATACCCTGCTGAGGCAGCTGAGCTTGAGAGAAGACTTTCAGGCCAGTTCCCCACTGACTGGGAAGCTGAGTTCGACAAAGCGATCAAGAGCTGGCAGAATGACAAGGTCAAGGTAGCAAGCAGAAAGGCAAGCCAGATGGCTCTTGATGTATTGGGTTCCATGTTCCCTGAACTCCTCGGTGGATCAGCAGACCTTGCTCCTTCCAACTTGACTGAGTGGAAGGGCTCAGCAGCCTTCGATCCCAAGACAGGAAAGGGCAATTACCTCCATTTTGGAGTTCGTGAGTTTGGTATGGCTGCAATTCTTAACGGTGTTGCTCTCCATGGTGGATTCCTCTCCTTCGGTGCTACATTCCTCATGTTCATGGAGTATGCACGTAATGCACTTCGCATGGCTGCCTTGATGGGTATCAGAAACGTATATGTATTTACCCATGACTCCATTGGTCTTGGTGAAGATGGTCCTACCCACCAGCCTGTTGAGCAGATTGCAAATCTTCGCATGACTCCCAACATGGTTACATGGAGACCTTGTGATGCAGTGGAGACTGGTGTCGCTTGGAAGAGTGCCGTAAAGAGAACTGATGGTCCTTCTGCTCTTCTGTTGAGCCGCCAGGGACTTGCTCCACAGGATCGCAGTGACGAGCAGCTCTCCCAGATTGCACAGGGTGCTTATGTACTCTATGAATCAGGGGATAAGCCAGAGGTAATCCTGATCGGTACCGGCAGTGAGGTTGAGCTTGCTGTCAGTGCTGCGAAGAAGCTTGCTGAGGAAAAGGTTGCTGTTCGTGTGGTCTCGATGCCTTCTCCAGAGGTATTCGACAAGCAGGACGCTGCCTACAAGGAAGCTGTTCTTCCTTCTGCAGTTACCGCCAGGGTCGCTGTTGAAGCCGCTTGGGCTGACTACTGGTACAAGTATGTTGGACTGAACGGAAAGATCATCGGTATGCGTTCCTTTGGTGAATCAGCACCTGCTGGTGAGCTGTACAAGCTCTTCGGCATCACTACTGAAGCAGTCTACGAGGCTGCCAAGGAACTGCTCTAA
- a CDS encoding sensor domain-containing diguanylate cyclase — protein sequence MDLEQYRLIVESSPNMIWRSNLSTECDYFNRTWLEFTGHTMEEEYGFGWASGVHPDDFDRCVKIYLDNFKLQKPFEMDYRLKRYDGQYRWINDRGVPFYNEDNVFIGFIGSCMDVTEKIEGQRLKEMAQNDALCQTYNRQYSHQLLLEVFNQAGKEGLPLSILMMDIDSFKTVNDRYGHGAGDIVLTNVAAAAKKELRKDDILGRYGGDEFLIGLKCTSHESALVIAKHIRTAIEKTEIKVSATATLKVSVSIGVKCLQGESTLDELINNADKKLYEAKSEGKNRVTG from the coding sequence ATGGATTTAGAACAGTATCGATTGATTGTCGAATCTTCACCAAACATGATATGGAGATCAAATCTCAGCACTGAATGTGACTATTTCAATAGAACGTGGCTCGAATTCACTGGGCATACTATGGAAGAAGAATATGGCTTTGGATGGGCATCAGGGGTTCACCCTGATGATTTTGATAGATGCGTAAAGATCTATCTTGATAATTTCAAACTGCAGAAACCATTTGAGATGGACTACCGCCTCAAGCGATACGACGGTCAGTATAGATGGATTAATGACCGCGGGGTTCCTTTCTATAATGAGGATAATGTCTTTATTGGCTTCATAGGAAGCTGCATGGATGTTACAGAAAAAATTGAAGGCCAGCGACTGAAGGAAATGGCACAAAACGATGCGTTATGCCAGACCTATAACCGACAGTATTCACACCAATTATTGTTGGAGGTTTTCAATCAAGCGGGTAAAGAAGGTCTGCCTCTAAGCATTTTGATGATGGATATTGATAGCTTCAAGACTGTTAATGATAGATATGGTCACGGGGCTGGAGATATCGTACTGACAAACGTTGCAGCTGCAGCAAAGAAGGAACTACGTAAAGACGATATTTTAGGACGTTACGGTGGTGATGAGTTTTTAATCGGCCTAAAATGTACAAGTCATGAGTCGGCGCTTGTGATTGCTAAGCATATCAGGACTGCCATTGAAAAGACCGAGATTAAGGTATCCGCAACAGCAACACTCAAGGTTTCTGTGAGCATCGGAGTGAAATGCTTACAAGGTGAATCTACACTTGATGAACTCATTAATAATGCGGACAAGAAGTTGTATGAGGCAAAATCTGAAGGAAAGAACAGAGTAACAGGCTGA
- a CDS encoding class I SAM-dependent methyltransferase, whose protein sequence is MIDSSKYYDLNAEQYLSTTRDVDMTSHYALFLPYIPSGGRILDAGCGSGRDSRYFLDSGYEVEAFDLSESMVKAACELTGLPVRNLSFQQMDYKNSFDGIWACASLLHVPMEELQLVFERMAFALKEQGVLYCSFKLQAEDFQREGRHFTCFTVASFKQYVDELPWFSLEELVQTRDLRPGRAEEYWINAILKKVSAPPVG, encoded by the coding sequence GTGATTGATTCATCAAAATACTATGACCTGAATGCTGAGCAGTATCTGTCTACAACCCGGGATGTCGATATGACCTCCCACTATGCTCTGTTTCTCCCATATATCCCCTCTGGTGGTCGTATTCTTGATGCAGGCTGTGGTAGTGGACGTGATTCACGATACTTCCTTGACAGTGGGTATGAGGTTGAGGCCTTTGATCTGAGCGAGTCGATGGTAAAGGCTGCCTGTGAACTGACAGGGCTCCCTGTCCGTAATCTTTCCTTCCAACAAATGGACTACAAGAACTCATTCGATGGGATTTGGGCCTGCGCTTCACTGCTGCATGTGCCAATGGAAGAACTACAACTTGTCTTTGAAAGAATGGCCTTTGCATTGAAAGAACAGGGAGTACTCTATTGCTCCTTCAAGTTGCAAGCAGAAGACTTTCAGAGGGAGGGAAGGCATTTTACGTGTTTTACCGTAGCATCATTCAAGCAGTATGTTGATGAGCTACCATGGTTTTCCCTTGAGGAGCTTGTGCAAACCCGGGACCTCCGCCCAGGTAGGGCAGAGGAGTATTGGATCAATGCCATACTCAAGAAAGTTTCTGCACCACCGGTAGGTTGA
- a CDS encoding ADP-ribosylglycohydrolase family protein: protein MTTRYERALGSLLGSFIGDALGAQTEFKREKTVRQSFPDGIRDMGVSSRYVGLAGQITDDSEMAIMMIQSILEHGRYQKEAVRKAYIRWRDAGPLDIGVTIYGALDGSFNPQSQANGALMRITPIGILGSNYSTSALMHVADEDCSITHTHTVCRDCNRIYAFALSLAISKGWDAHEIYAYLLKSAPSMTKEPSVLEALSKAAHEPPQGIDGPYKGWVLVAFQLAFYTLLHQDSFEQGMVDLIMRAGDADTNAVIYGALAGAIATREHMPERWISALKISNCLQGLISYPHKRLERLAEEWVEELINLPVVQKLS, encoded by the coding sequence GTGACAACACGGTATGAGCGAGCATTGGGATCCCTGCTTGGAAGTTTTATAGGGGATGCCTTGGGTGCACAGACAGAGTTCAAGCGTGAAAAAACAGTTCGCCAATCCTTTCCTGATGGTATCAGGGATATGGGGGTGAGTTCCCGATATGTTGGCCTGGCAGGACAGATTACCGACGATAGTGAAATGGCAATCATGATGATCCAGAGCATCCTGGAACATGGTCGCTACCAGAAGGAAGCAGTGAGAAAAGCATACATCCGCTGGCGTGATGCAGGCCCCTTGGATATCGGGGTAACCATCTATGGTGCCTTGGATGGTTCTTTCAATCCTCAGAGCCAGGCAAATGGAGCCCTGATGCGTATCACGCCCATAGGGATCCTGGGAAGCAATTATTCAACATCAGCCCTCATGCATGTTGCAGACGAGGACTGCTCCATCACCCATACCCATACAGTCTGCAGGGATTGTAATCGCATCTATGCTTTCGCTCTCTCGCTTGCTATCAGCAAGGGGTGGGATGCCCATGAAATTTATGCATATCTCTTGAAGTCAGCCCCTTCAATGACAAAGGAGCCATCGGTACTGGAAGCTCTCTCTAAGGCTGCACATGAACCACCCCAGGGAATCGATGGTCCGTATAAAGGTTGGGTGCTGGTTGCTTTCCAGCTTGCTTTCTATACCCTGTTGCACCAGGATTCATTCGAGCAAGGTATGGTGGATCTTATCATGCGTGCAGGCGATGCTGACACCAATGCTGTTATCTATGGAGCCTTGGCTGGGGCAATTGCCACCAGGGAACATATGCCAGAGCGCTGGATCTCTGCCTTGAAGATATCGAATTGTCTGCAAGGCTTGATCAGCTATCCTCATAAGCGTTTAGAACGGCTTGCAGAAGAGTGGGTCGAAGAATTGATCAACCTACCGGTGGTGCAGAAACTTTCTTGA